A portion of the Streptomyces coeruleoprunus genome contains these proteins:
- a CDS encoding response regulator transcription factor — MIRVVLADDQTLVRAGFRSILSDEPDIEVVGEAADGEQALVLARELRPDVVLMDIRMPGLDGLEATRALTADPRLEGVRVVILTTFDVDDYVYGALRAGASGFLVKDTEPMELLHAVRVVARGDALIAPAVTRRLIAEFAGRGRRPDPSPRLNALTEREREVMGLVGAGLSNDEIARRLVLSPATAKTHVSRIMTKLDVRDRAQLVILAYESGMITPGWLA, encoded by the coding sequence ATGATCCGCGTCGTGCTCGCCGACGACCAGACGCTCGTACGGGCCGGCTTCCGCTCCATCCTGAGCGACGAGCCCGACATCGAGGTCGTGGGCGAGGCCGCCGACGGCGAGCAGGCGCTCGTACTCGCCCGCGAACTGCGCCCGGACGTCGTGCTGATGGACATCCGCATGCCCGGACTCGACGGCCTGGAGGCGACCCGCGCCCTCACCGCCGACCCCCGGCTGGAGGGCGTGCGGGTCGTCATCCTCACCACCTTCGACGTCGACGACTACGTGTACGGCGCGCTGCGGGCCGGGGCGTCCGGCTTCCTGGTCAAGGACACGGAGCCGATGGAGTTGCTGCACGCCGTGCGTGTGGTGGCGCGCGGGGACGCCCTGATCGCCCCGGCGGTGACGCGCCGGCTGATCGCCGAGTTCGCCGGCCGCGGCAGGCGCCCCGATCCGAGCCCCCGGCTGAACGCCCTGACCGAGCGGGAGCGCGAGGTGATGGGCCTGGTGGGCGCCGGTCTGTCGAACGACGAGATCGCCCGGCGGCTGGTCCTCTCGCCCGCGACCGCCAAGACGCACGTCAGCCGCATCATGACCAAGCTGGACGTCCGCGACCGGGCGCAGCTGGTGATCCTGGCGTACGAGTCGGGAATGATCACTCCCGGCTGGCTCGCGTAG
- a CDS encoding cytochrome ubiquinol oxidase subunit I, producing MSPDASEVLDLARLQFALTAGGHFLFVALTLGLATVVAGLQTKATISGKPLDARLVRFWGQLYVINYAVGIVTGLVMEFQFGLSWSGLTHYAGNVFGASLAIETIVAFFVESTFLGLWIFGWNRLNRWAHLATIWVVTLTAYLSAYWILVSNGFLNHPVGHRVEGGRLVLDDPVALLTNPSALPAFGHVVGGALVTAGFFMAAVGAYHLFRRSPEWRFFGRSLRIGVFLAFPALLFTAVLGGVQLSSIATLQPMKSAVFRQETAEIARLQAEMTALFGPGDYVPSETWTRGGALVMLIAFALMLYLAFAGCVLACFRTTVYRFRLWHVALIAAVPLPYVAMISGWVFREAGRQPWVVHGLLKTEDAVSSLSPAAMRTSLVVFTSLFAVLAVVNAWLLIRHARRGPDAVALGRDAVALDPDAVALGRDGRAGPPEGDASTSADAPHPAPRY from the coding sequence GTGAGTCCAGACGCCTCAGAAGTCCTCGATCTCGCGCGGCTGCAGTTCGCGCTCACCGCCGGCGGGCACTTCCTCTTCGTCGCCCTGACGCTCGGCCTCGCGACCGTCGTCGCCGGCCTCCAGACGAAGGCCACGATCAGCGGAAAGCCCCTCGACGCACGCCTGGTGCGCTTCTGGGGACAGCTGTACGTGATCAACTACGCGGTCGGGATCGTGACCGGCCTCGTGATGGAGTTCCAGTTCGGGCTCTCGTGGAGCGGACTGACGCACTACGCGGGCAATGTCTTCGGGGCCTCCCTGGCGATCGAGACGATCGTCGCGTTCTTCGTCGAGTCGACGTTCCTGGGCTTGTGGATCTTCGGCTGGAACCGGCTGAACCGCTGGGCGCACCTGGCGACGATCTGGGTCGTCACGCTCACGGCGTACCTCTCGGCGTACTGGATCCTCGTCTCCAACGGCTTCCTCAACCATCCCGTGGGCCACCGGGTCGAGGGCGGACGGCTGGTCCTGGACGATCCGGTCGCGCTGCTCACCAACCCCAGCGCCCTGCCGGCCTTCGGGCACGTCGTGGGCGGTGCGCTGGTGACCGCAGGGTTCTTCATGGCTGCCGTCGGCGCGTACCACCTGTTCCGGCGGTCGCCCGAGTGGCGGTTCTTCGGCCGGAGCCTGCGCATCGGCGTCTTCCTGGCCTTCCCCGCGCTGTTGTTCACGGCGGTGCTCGGCGGCGTCCAGCTGTCGAGCATCGCCACCCTCCAGCCGATGAAGTCGGCGGTCTTCCGGCAGGAGACGGCGGAAATCGCCCGTCTCCAGGCGGAGATGACCGCGCTGTTCGGTCCGGGCGACTACGTCCCATCCGAGACGTGGACCCGCGGGGGCGCGCTGGTGATGCTGATCGCCTTCGCGCTGATGCTGTACCTCGCGTTCGCCGGATGCGTGCTGGCCTGCTTCCGGACGACCGTGTACCGCTTCCGGCTCTGGCATGTCGCGCTGATCGCCGCGGTGCCGCTGCCGTACGTCGCGATGATCAGCGGCTGGGTCTTCCGGGAAGCCGGCCGTCAGCCCTGGGTGGTGCACGGGCTGCTGAAGACCGAGGACGCGGTCTCCTCCCTCTCCCCGGCCGCGATGCGGACCTCCCTGGTGGTGTTCACGTCCCTGTTCGCCGTGCTCGCCGTCGTCAACGCCTGGCTGTTGATACGGCACGCCCGCCGCGGCCCCGACGCCGTGGCGCTCGGCCGCGACGCCGTGGCACTCGACCCCGACGCCGTGGCGCTCGGCCGCGACGGCCGGGCCGGGCCGCCGGAGGGCGACGCCTCCACCTCCGCCGACGCCCCGCATCCGGCCCCGCGCTACTGA
- a CDS encoding cytochrome d ubiquinol oxidase subunit II: METLAIALLGFFAVGYFVLGGADIGTGMLLPHLGRDERERRLVIAAFAPFFLGNEVWLVATAGLLVGCFPDLEGELLSGHARVVVPLLAGWVVRDTGLWLRGRVTGRGGRAWRAVCDGAVVCGSWTVALSWGGLLAGVVTGAPATPAAWAVTLLVAAAVAVLLAAHGLGFAALRLTGLPYERALRLVGRSGSRQSFALTAALMAALPLLAGLSLPLAASAADGATLAFLVPPLLVLTPLLVAAQVWTWRTFRHRVTGPSYL, encoded by the coding sequence GTGGAAACCCTGGCCATCGCCCTGCTCGGCTTCTTCGCCGTCGGCTACTTCGTGCTGGGCGGCGCGGACATCGGCACCGGGATGCTCCTGCCCCACCTGGGCCGCGACGAGCGTGAACGCCGCCTGGTCATCGCCGCGTTCGCGCCGTTCTTCCTGGGCAACGAGGTGTGGCTGGTCGCCACCGCCGGGCTGCTCGTGGGCTGCTTCCCGGACCTGGAGGGCGAGTTGCTGAGCGGGCACGCCCGGGTCGTGGTCCCGTTGCTCGCCGGATGGGTCGTACGGGACACCGGCCTGTGGCTGCGCGGACGCGTGACGGGCCGGGGCGGCCGTGCGTGGCGCGCGGTGTGCGACGGCGCCGTGGTGTGCGGGAGCTGGACGGTCGCGCTGTCCTGGGGCGGGCTGCTCGCCGGCGTGGTGACGGGCGCCCCCGCCACGCCCGCCGCTTGGGCGGTGACGCTCCTCGTGGCGGCCGCCGTGGCCGTGCTGCTCGCCGCGCACGGGCTCGGGTTCGCGGCGCTGCGGCTCACGGGCCTCCCGTACGAACGGGCCCTCCGGCTGGTCGGGCGCAGCGGCTCCCGGCAGTCGTTCGCGCTCACCGCCGCCCTGATGGCGGCGCTGCCGCTTCTCGCCGGGCTGTCCCTGCCGCTGGCCGCGTCGGCCGCCGACGGCGCGACGCTCGCGTTCCTCGTGCCACCGCTGCTGGTGCTCACACCGCTGCTCGTCGCCGCCCAGGTCTGGACGTGGCGGACCTTCCGCCACCGCGTGACCGGGCCCTCGTACCTCTGA
- a CDS encoding MMPL family transporter: MAKPTERAPGRARRGSVFERLAALSFRRRRLALLLWVVLVAGITAASSAVGSAYHNDFALPGTDAQQARTVLERHGSAQAGASVQVVVRDEGHEDGVRDAAVRERVESLLGTVSELPSVTGVRSPYDDGAAVSRDGTVAYATVTLDGAAEDVPEKDVRKIIDTVRSAAGDGLATAVGGDAARGAEEGGGGAAEGAGILGALVILVFLFGSLVAACLPVVTALFAVGGSVALIALASHLANVADFTPPVMMLVGLGVGIDYALLIFSRYRGELLKGAEPERATRVALDAAGRTVFFAGWTVIIALMGLVALGLGSLQGVALAVALTVLVTMAASLTLLPALLGVFGARIARQVARRAGRRGGRAEGAGWRRWAAGVQRRPWAALVVSFVALGGLAAPALDMRLGFADAGNDPAAKSSRRAYDMLAEGFGPGFNGPLIVVADGGSGTGGTDDSPSTGGTGGGGDAGTGVGAAVRQALAAAPGIAAVSPPIPVGEGGAVSTVIAYPDSAPQAEETSELVERLRTEVLPPVERKTGADVLVGGPTAATEDFAATVAGRMPLFVAIVVGLSALLLLVVFRSVLIPLKAALLNLVSIGAALGVITLVFQYGWFGVEGGPIEAFIPVMIFAIVFGLSMDYEVFLLSRIHEEWERTKDPQEAVREGLAATGKVITAAAAIMIVVFAAFMFSSDRMLQQFGLGLAVAILLDAVVIRCLIVPAVMRVLGRRAWWMPRRLAAALPRVRLEHD, from the coding sequence ATGGCGAAACCCACCGAACGCGCCCCCGGGCGCGCCCGGCGCGGAAGCGTCTTCGAGCGCCTGGCCGCCTTGTCGTTCCGCCGTCGCCGGCTGGCGCTGCTGCTGTGGGTGGTGCTGGTCGCCGGCATCACCGCGGCCTCGTCGGCCGTCGGCAGCGCGTACCACAACGACTTCGCGCTGCCCGGCACCGACGCCCAGCAGGCCCGTACGGTGCTGGAGCGGCACGGTTCGGCGCAGGCGGGCGCCTCCGTACAGGTCGTCGTGCGCGACGAGGGCCACGAGGACGGTGTCCGGGACGCCGCCGTGCGCGAGCGCGTCGAGTCGCTGCTCGGCACGGTCTCCGAGCTGCCCAGCGTGACCGGGGTCCGCAGCCCGTACGACGACGGGGCCGCGGTGTCCCGTGACGGCACCGTCGCCTACGCCACCGTGACCCTCGACGGGGCGGCGGAGGACGTCCCCGAGAAGGACGTACGGAAGATCATCGACACCGTCCGGTCGGCGGCCGGGGACGGGCTGGCGACGGCCGTCGGCGGTGACGCGGCGCGCGGCGCCGAGGAGGGCGGTGGCGGCGCCGCCGAAGGCGCGGGGATCCTCGGCGCGCTGGTGATCCTGGTGTTCCTGTTCGGGTCGCTCGTGGCTGCCTGCCTGCCGGTCGTGACGGCGCTGTTCGCGGTCGGCGGCTCGGTCGCCCTCATCGCCCTCGCCTCGCACCTCGCGAACGTCGCCGACTTCACCCCGCCCGTCATGATGCTGGTGGGCCTCGGCGTCGGGATCGACTACGCCCTGCTGATCTTCTCCCGGTACCGCGGGGAGCTGCTGAAGGGCGCCGAGCCGGAGCGGGCCACGCGCGTCGCGCTGGACGCCGCGGGCCGGACGGTCTTCTTCGCGGGCTGGACCGTGATCATCGCGCTGATGGGTCTGGTGGCGCTGGGCCTCGGCTCCCTCCAAGGCGTCGCACTGGCCGTCGCGCTGACCGTGCTGGTCACCATGGCCGCCTCGCTGACCCTGCTGCCCGCGCTGCTGGGTGTTTTCGGGGCGCGTATCGCCCGCCAGGTGGCCCGGCGCGCGGGGCGACGCGGCGGACGGGCCGAGGGCGCCGGCTGGCGGCGCTGGGCGGCGGGGGTGCAGCGCCGTCCGTGGGCGGCGCTGGTGGTGTCCTTCGTGGCGCTGGGCGGGCTCGCCGCTCCGGCGCTCGACATGCGCCTGGGCTTCGCGGACGCGGGCAACGACCCGGCGGCGAAGTCGAGCCGGCGGGCGTACGACATGCTCGCCGAGGGGTTCGGTCCGGGCTTCAACGGCCCGCTGATCGTCGTCGCCGACGGTGGCAGCGGCACCGGCGGTACCGATGACAGCCCGAGCACGGGTGGCACGGGCGGTGGCGGTGACGCCGGTACGGGCGTGGGCGCGGCCGTTCGGCAGGCGCTGGCCGCCGCCCCGGGCATCGCCGCGGTGAGCCCGCCCATCCCGGTCGGGGAGGGCGGTGCCGTGTCGACGGTCATCGCGTACCCGGACTCGGCGCCGCAGGCCGAGGAGACGTCGGAGCTGGTCGAACGGCTGCGGACGGAGGTGCTGCCGCCGGTGGAGCGGAAGACCGGTGCGGATGTGCTGGTCGGCGGTCCGACCGCGGCCACGGAGGACTTCGCCGCCACGGTCGCCGGGCGGATGCCGCTCTTCGTGGCGATCGTCGTGGGGTTGTCGGCACTGCTGCTGCTCGTGGTGTTCCGCTCGGTGCTGATCCCGCTGAAGGCGGCCCTGCTGAACCTCGTGAGCATCGGGGCGGCGCTCGGGGTGATCACCCTGGTGTTCCAGTACGGCTGGTTCGGCGTGGAGGGCGGGCCGATCGAGGCGTTCATCCCGGTCATGATCTTCGCGATCGTCTTCGGGCTCTCGATGGACTACGAGGTGTTCCTGCTGTCCCGGATCCACGAGGAGTGGGAGCGCACCAAGGACCCTCAGGAAGCGGTACGGGAGGGGCTGGCCGCGACCGGGAAGGTCATCACGGCCGCCGCGGCCATCATGATCGTGGTGTTCGCCGCGTTCATGTTCAGCTCGGACCGGATGCTCCAGCAGTTCGGGCTCGGGCTGGCCGTGGCCATCCTGCTGGACGCGGTCGTCATCCGCTGCCTGATCGTCCCGGCGGTGATGCGGGTGCTGGGCCGGCGCGCCTGGTGGATGCCGCGCCGGCTGGCGGCGGCGCTGCCGAGGGTCCGGCTCGAACACGACTGA
- a CDS encoding AI-2E family transporter, with amino-acid sequence MAPTDETPTTDEPPNTPDTTTGGAAGDAPAEPAGAPAAAPAGVGAPAARMPRWLPKAMALALALYACFQLGSWAFHQLIGLLINILIAFFLALAVEPAVGRMAARGMRRGVATFLVFLVVLVASVGFVVLLGSMLAGQIVDMVEDLPKYLDALINWINQTFDTKLSRVAVQDSLLRSDWLRSYVENSASGVLDVSATVLGGLFKLLTIFLFSFYFAADGPRLRRALCSVLPPAKQAEVLRAWEIAVDKTGGYLYSRGLMALISGIAHYVLLQFLGVPYAPALAVWVGLVSQFLPTIGTYLAGALPMLIAFTVSPWYALWVLAFVVVYQQFENYVLQPKLTARTVDIHPAVAFGSVVAGTALLGAVGALIAIPAVATLQAFLGAYVKRYDVAEDPRVHGHRRHGEMILARLQRSLRAGRDQTGPTPDQTGPTPNHTD; translated from the coding sequence GTGGCCCCGACTGACGAGACCCCGACGACCGACGAACCTCCGAACACCCCCGACACCACCACTGGCGGCGCGGCCGGCGACGCGCCCGCCGAGCCGGCCGGTGCGCCGGCGGCCGCGCCCGCCGGAGTCGGTGCGCCGGCGGCCCGTATGCCGCGCTGGCTGCCCAAGGCCATGGCCCTCGCGCTGGCCCTCTACGCCTGCTTCCAACTGGGCAGCTGGGCGTTCCACCAGCTCATCGGGCTGCTGATCAACATCCTCATCGCGTTCTTCCTGGCGCTGGCCGTGGAGCCGGCCGTCGGACGCATGGCCGCCCGTGGCATGCGCCGGGGAGTGGCCACGTTCCTGGTGTTCCTCGTCGTCCTGGTGGCGAGCGTCGGTTTCGTCGTACTGCTCGGGTCGATGCTCGCGGGCCAGATCGTCGACATGGTGGAGGACCTCCCCAAGTACCTCGACGCGCTGATCAATTGGATCAATCAGACCTTCGACACCAAGCTGTCCCGGGTCGCCGTCCAGGACAGCCTGCTGCGCTCCGACTGGCTGCGGTCATACGTGGAGAACAGCGCGAGCGGGGTGCTCGACGTGTCCGCGACCGTCCTGGGCGGGCTGTTCAAGCTGCTGACGATCTTCCTCTTCTCGTTCTACTTCGCGGCGGACGGGCCGCGGCTGCGGCGGGCCCTGTGCTCCGTGCTGCCGCCCGCGAAGCAGGCCGAGGTGCTGCGCGCCTGGGAGATCGCCGTCGACAAGACGGGCGGCTACCTGTACTCGCGCGGCCTCATGGCGCTCATCTCCGGCATCGCCCACTACGTCCTGCTGCAGTTCCTGGGCGTGCCGTACGCCCCGGCCCTCGCCGTGTGGGTGGGGCTCGTCTCGCAGTTCCTGCCCACCATCGGGACGTACCTGGCGGGCGCGCTGCCGATGCTCATCGCCTTCACGGTGTCGCCCTGGTACGCGCTGTGGGTGCTCGCGTTCGTCGTCGTGTACCAGCAGTTCGAGAACTACGTCCTCCAGCCGAAGCTCACGGCCAGGACCGTCGACATCCACCCCGCGGTGGCGTTCGGGTCCGTCGTCGCGGGCACCGCGCTCCTCGGCGCGGTCGGCGCGCTGATCGCCATCCCGGCGGTGGCGACGCTCCAGGCGTTCCTCGGCGCCTATGTGAAGCGGTACGACGTGGCCGAGGACCCGCGCGTCCACGGCCACCGGAGGCACGGCGAGATGATCCTCGCGCGCCTCCAGCGGTCGCTGCGCGCGGGGCGGGACCAGACGGGCCCGACCCCGGACCAGACAGGCCCGACCCCGAACCACACGGACTGA
- a CDS encoding DUF3046 domain-containing protein produces MRLTIFWERMADHFGDTYAESFARDHVMSELGGRTVHEALDAGWEAKDVWRAVCAAVDIPAEKR; encoded by the coding sequence ATGCGGTTGACGATTTTCTGGGAGCGGATGGCGGACCACTTCGGCGACACGTACGCCGAGTCCTTCGCCCGCGATCACGTGATGTCCGAACTGGGCGGCCGGACAGTGCACGAGGCGCTGGACGCGGGCTGGGAGGCCAAGGACGTGTGGCGGGCCGTGTGTGCCGCCGTGGACATCCCCGCCGAGAAGCGGTGA
- a CDS encoding AzlD domain-containing protein produces the protein MNTTDAWIAVGLTVAGCYLLKLGGLLVPADALERPLVQRLSALLPVALLAALTAQQTFGANGALVLDARAAGVGAAALALVLRAPFLVVVAAAVVVTAGVRALGG, from the coding sequence ATGAACACCACCGACGCCTGGATCGCCGTCGGCCTGACCGTCGCCGGCTGTTACCTCCTGAAGCTCGGCGGCCTCCTGGTCCCCGCCGACGCCCTGGAGCGGCCCCTCGTGCAGCGCCTGTCGGCCCTGCTGCCCGTCGCGTTGCTGGCCGCCCTGACCGCGCAGCAGACCTTCGGCGCGAACGGCGCGCTCGTGCTGGACGCCCGCGCCGCGGGGGTCGGGGCGGCGGCGCTCGCCCTCGTCCTGCGCGCACCGTTCCTGGTGGTGGTCGCCGCCGCGGTGGTCGTCACGGCCGGGGTCCGGGCGTTGGGCGGCTGA
- a CDS encoding AzlC family ABC transporter permease: MPEQTATPSTTGANTAPPEPKTDRAVVRDALGVGIAVGLSGFAFGVTSVGAGLGLLQTCVLSLLVFTGASQFALVGALAGGGNPFTAAAGAFFLGTRNAFYGLRLSQLLALPRAVRPLAAHWVIDETAAVSLAQPTRRAARIGFTVTGLTLYVLWNLTTLLGAVGAEAIGDTGAWGLDAAGPAVFLALLAPMLRTATERAVAALAVLLGLGAFPVLPAGVPVLVAALAAPVVLWLRGRREGTVTR, translated from the coding sequence GTGCCAGAACAGACAGCAACCCCCTCCACGACCGGGGCGAACACGGCTCCCCCGGAACCGAAGACCGACCGGGCCGTCGTCCGCGACGCGCTCGGCGTCGGCATCGCCGTCGGCCTCTCCGGCTTCGCGTTCGGCGTGACGTCCGTCGGCGCCGGCCTCGGGCTGCTCCAGACCTGCGTGCTCAGCCTGCTCGTCTTCACGGGCGCCTCGCAGTTCGCGCTCGTCGGTGCGCTCGCGGGCGGCGGCAACCCGTTCACCGCCGCCGCGGGCGCCTTCTTCCTGGGAACGCGCAACGCCTTCTACGGGCTCCGCCTGTCCCAGCTCCTGGCCCTCCCGCGGGCCGTGCGCCCGCTGGCCGCGCACTGGGTCATCGACGAGACGGCGGCCGTCTCCCTCGCCCAGCCGACGCGACGGGCCGCCCGCATCGGCTTCACGGTCACGGGCCTGACCCTGTACGTCCTGTGGAACCTGACCACCCTCCTGGGCGCCGTGGGCGCAGAGGCCATCGGGGACACCGGCGCGTGGGGCCTCGACGCCGCCGGGCCCGCCGTATTCCTCGCCCTCCTCGCCCCCATGCTGCGCACGGCGACCGAGCGGGCCGTCGCCGCCCTCGCGGTCCTCCTGGGGCTCGGAGCCTTTCCCGTGCTCCCCGCCGGCGTACCGGTGCTGGTCGCGGCGCTCGCCGCACCCGTGGTGCTGTGGCTGCGCGGCCGCAGGGAAGGGACGGTCACGCGATGA
- a CDS encoding AraC family transcriptional regulator, producing MERVGGTGKRSDGQEWARHWQYAELPGLDLLRARYVRHTFPRHSHDGYVLAAVSGGIEEVGLPDGTIRAGHGSVVMINPEVAHTARAGVPEGWAYTTLYPSTGLVADIAAETSTLRGTAAFAETLAMDPRAAHLIGQVHRAAEEGNALAADSLLRMAVAQLLRRYGGPLPARTPRTAGARAAARARALLEERMTDPPTLEQLAADLGTSPFALLRAFKEQYGMPPHTWLTDARVRRARTLLDAGTAPADAAVAVGFTDQPHLNRHFARIVGVPPGAYRKERARRTT from the coding sequence ATGGAACGCGTGGGCGGCACGGGGAAGCGCTCCGACGGGCAGGAGTGGGCGAGGCACTGGCAGTACGCGGAGCTGCCGGGCCTCGATCTCCTGCGCGCCCGCTACGTACGCCACACCTTTCCCCGCCACAGCCACGACGGATACGTGCTCGCCGCCGTCAGCGGCGGCATCGAGGAGGTCGGGCTGCCCGACGGCACGATCCGCGCCGGCCACGGCAGCGTCGTCATGATCAACCCCGAGGTCGCCCACACCGCACGCGCCGGCGTACCCGAGGGGTGGGCGTACACCACGCTCTACCCCTCCACCGGGCTGGTCGCCGACATCGCGGCCGAGACCTCCACCCTCCGCGGCACGGCCGCCTTCGCCGAGACACTGGCCATGGATCCGCGCGCCGCCCACCTCATCGGCCAGGTCCACCGCGCCGCCGAGGAGGGCAACGCCCTGGCCGCCGACAGCCTGCTGCGCATGGCCGTCGCCCAGCTCCTGCGCCGGTACGGCGGCCCGCTGCCCGCCCGTACCCCGCGTACGGCCGGGGCCAGGGCGGCGGCACGCGCGCGTGCCCTGCTGGAGGAGCGGATGACGGACCCCCCTACCCTCGAACAGCTCGCCGCCGACCTCGGCACCAGCCCGTTCGCGCTGCTGCGCGCCTTCAAGGAGCAGTACGGCATGCCGCCGCACACCTGGCTCACCGACGCGCGCGTGCGCCGGGCACGGACGCTGCTGGACGCCGGCACGGCACCCGCGGACGCGGCGGTCGCCGTCGGCTTCACCGACCAGCCCCACCTGAACCGGCACTTCGCACGCATCGTGGGAGTCCCGCCCGGCGCGTACCGCAAGGAGCGGGCCCGGCGCACGACCTGA